A genomic segment from Oceanivirga salmonicida encodes:
- a CDS encoding GNAT family N-acetyltransferase produces MEIKEYKEFKLKEIFNLYEKVLWTNYTENIEMLTDSYKNSLYIAGAYENDKLVGIVRVVGDGHSIVYVQDIIVLPEYQRNKIGTKLLKHIIEKYKNVYQMILTTDNTEKTKKFYESLGFKDLYELDCKSFMKI; encoded by the coding sequence ATGGAAATAAAAGAATATAAAGAATTTAAATTGAAAGAAATATTTAATTTATATGAAAAAGTGCTTTGGACTAATTATACTGAAAATATTGAAATGTTAACTGATTCATATAAAAATTCATTATATATAGCAGGGGCTTATGAAAATGATAAATTAGTAGGTATAGTTAGAGTTGTAGGAGATGGGCATTCTATTGTATATGTACAAGATATTATAGTATTACCAGAATACCAAAGAAATAAAATAGGGACTAAATTATTAAAACATATTATAGAAAAATATAAAAATGTATATCAAATGATACTAACAACTGATAATACAGAAAAAACAAAAAAGTTTTATGAAAGTCTAGGATTTAAAGATTTATATGAATTAGATTGTAAATCTTTTATGAAAATATAA